A single Longimicrobiaceae bacterium DNA region contains:
- the gnd gene encoding decarboxylating 6-phosphogluconate dehydrogenase, whose protein sequence is MQLGMVGLGKMGGNMVERLLGGGHHVTVFDLDPEVVKKVGSAEGASGVGSLQEMVQSLQAPRVIWVMVPAGGPTESTLQQLAAMMQEGDVLIDGGNSNYKDTKRRGAELAQRGIRLVDAGTSGGVWGLKVGYCLMVGGEDAAVKLCEPVFTTLAPPDGYLHVGPGGAGHFTKMVHNGIEYGLLQAYAEGFEILHASDYPLNLKAISHLWNQGSVVRSWLLELLELAYKAEGQDLERIKGWVADSGEGRWTVETAIELSVPAPVITLSLLQRFASRQDESYGAQVIAALRNQFGGHAVATAAPEGGEKA, encoded by the coding sequence ATGCAGCTCGGAATGGTGGGCCTGGGGAAGATGGGCGGCAACATGGTGGAGCGCCTGCTGGGCGGCGGCCACCATGTGACGGTGTTCGACCTGGACCCGGAAGTCGTGAAGAAGGTCGGCTCGGCAGAGGGCGCCAGCGGAGTGGGCTCGCTGCAGGAGATGGTGCAGTCGCTCCAGGCGCCGCGCGTGATCTGGGTGATGGTGCCGGCGGGCGGACCCACGGAGAGCACGCTTCAGCAGCTCGCCGCGATGATGCAGGAAGGCGACGTGCTGATCGACGGCGGCAACAGCAACTACAAGGACACCAAGCGCCGCGGCGCCGAGCTGGCCCAGCGCGGCATCCGCCTGGTGGACGCGGGCACGAGCGGCGGCGTGTGGGGCCTGAAGGTGGGCTACTGCCTGATGGTGGGCGGCGAAGACGCGGCCGTGAAGCTGTGCGAGCCCGTCTTCACCACGCTCGCCCCGCCCGACGGCTACCTGCACGTGGGCCCCGGCGGCGCCGGCCACTTCACGAAGATGGTGCACAACGGCATCGAGTACGGCCTGCTCCAGGCGTACGCAGAGGGCTTCGAGATCCTGCACGCGTCGGACTATCCGCTGAACCTGAAGGCCATCTCGCACCTGTGGAACCAGGGCAGCGTGGTGCGCTCGTGGCTGCTGGAGCTGCTGGAGCTGGCGTACAAGGCCGAGGGGCAGGACCTGGAGCGCATCAAGGGCTGGGTCGCCGACTCCGGCGAGGGGCGGTGGACGGTGGAGACGGCCATCGAGCTGAGCGTGCCCGCGCCCGTCATCACCCTGTCGCTGCTGCAGCGCTTCGCGTCGCGGCAGGACGAGTCGTACGGGGCCCAGGTCATCGCCGCGCTGCGCAACCAGTTCGGCGGCCACGCCGTGGCCACGGCCGCGCCCGAGGGCGGGGAGAAGGCGTAG